The genomic region TTTCGGGGCCTTCGGGTTGGTCGTCGAGGCAGTTTTTGAGGTACAGGCGGTGAGTAAAAAAAGGCCGTATTGCAGCGTCAGGCGGAAGAAAGTAACGCTGAACCGGGAAAGCATCGCGCCGCTGGCTTCTCCCAAACGCTGCTTTACGGGCCGAATCCGCACTTTACTTAAGTTTAACTTTCGTGGCTCCATAACCAAACCGCTCTTTCTGAGCATCCTGAAAAAAGGCAACGTTCGGGTGGCGGCCCAGGCGCTTGTGCAGTTCGTTGCGCAGCACGCCGTTGCCCACGCCGTGAATAAACGTGATCTCGTCCATGCCGCTGGCGATGGCGCTTTCCAGCGACGTTTCAAATGCCTTCAACTGGATTTCCAGCAGTTCGGCGGTTGGCCGCTTGCCGGGTCCCTGCGGCAGGAGTTTTTCGATGTGGAGGTCCACCACGGCCGACGGGCGCTCAACGACCACGGGCTTTTCGGGCTCGGCTTTGGGCTCCAGCATCTGCTGGCGAAGCTCGTCGGCCTGCACGGGGCGGTCGTTCTCTTCGTCCAGCTGGAATAAATGTCCGTTCTGGTTGAGCACCGGCACCAGCTTTTTGTGCTTGTAAAAAGACTGCGCCCGGGGTTTGAGCCGTTTCAGCAGCGGCGCGCGAAGGCTTGCCTGCCCCGACCGGAACCAGACCGCCTGCACGACGAACGTGGGCCACTGCTCAAACTTTTCGTTCATGTAAAGCTGGTTCAGCTTCAGGTGCGTCCGGGGTTTCAGAATACCGCTTTGCAGGCCCGTAAACCGGGTGCCCTGCTCCTCGCCGACCGTAAAAGGCAGTTCCCAGTCGGTATTGTTGACCAGATGCACGGCCATATCCCGGTCGTTCTGCGGCATAAAAGCCAGATAAAAACCCTTGTTGGCAACGATATCGGGCCGCGACGACGGCTTCGGGGGTTCGAGGGTTGATCCGCTGCTGAACCGCGCGGCTTCCAGCGGGGAAACCACTACCAGCTCCGACCGCATCACCGGAATCCGGAAGCCGTCCTCAATTTCCATCTCGACCTGGTTGCCCGGCAGAAACCGAGTAATAACGCCTTCTTCCCGGCCACGCAGCATGCGTACTTTATCTCCAATATTCATGATGTAAACTTATAAGCAATCCATTAATAAACGAAAAGAAGCCGTTCCGGTTACAGGCGGATCGGTCAGAAAACCTTTCCGGCCCGCCCCTACGGCTCGGTTTTTCCGCCCGACCACGCGAAGCTTGTGAAGTACAACGGCCGGAAAAGCGCGAAGGAGTTGCCGTTATCAGGCCCAAAAGACCACGGCCCTCCGCTCCGGAACCCATCAGGAGTTTCCGGAGCGGAGGGACCGGCCGGGGTGTTGTTAGTATCCGCCCAGGTATTTTCTGAATCCCCATTCCAGAGCGGCCAGGGTAACGATCAGGAAAAACAGCCAGCGGAGGTTGATGAGTTCGTTCAGTTGTTCGCTGCTGCTCAGCCGGGAAACGGGTTTCTGTTTCTGCAAATCCTGCCTGAGACTGGCGAGGCTGGAGGCGTTGTAGAAGCGGCCGCCGGTCTGCTGCGAAAGCTGGCGCAGAAGCAGGTGGTCGGCCGTGGTGTTGAGCGCTTCGAGCTGTAGTTCGCGCACAAAAAACTCACCGGTAGCCGTTTCCGTCTTGCCGTTGAGCGAAGCCGTGGCGCGGAAGCGGTAAACTCCTTCCGGCAGCGTACTCACCTCAAAACGGCCGTTGGATTCGGTCGGGGTGTAGGTAAAGACCCGCGTTACGGCCTTTTCGTTCGTGATTTCCAGGCGGACGGGGCGGTTGTAGAGGCGTTCGTAGATATCGTTGTACATCTCCGTTTCGAACGCCACCTTCTCGCCCGTTACGAATTCATTCCGAGTCGGGTACACGCGCAATTTGCGGCGGTCTTCCTTGACCGAAATCAGCTGCATCACTTTTTGCAGCATCTCGTCCACCACTTCCTGTTTATCGGTTTGCGCAAACTCTTCAAGCCGCCATTCCCAGATGCCTTCTCCGGCCAGAACCGCCGCTTTGCGCTGGCCAGTCGTGTTCAGGGCGAGCAGCGGCTTGGTGGTCCGGACGGTGCCCACCTGCTGCCACAGCACCACCTGACTGGCCGGTTTGAGCTGATAATCGCCGAACGGCACCGAAACGGGCGGCATGCGCTCCAGAATGGCCAGTTTGCTGGCGTCGAGATTGATTTGCTGAAAATCGGCGTTAAAACGCCCGGCGACCTTGTCGAGCTGACCACCCGAGGCCGAAATCTGCATGACCGGGTTCAGGCTGTTCAGGTTCTGCAACCCGGACTGGTTGCCCACCACAAACAGCACCGGCGTATTTTTGGCCAGCACCCGCTGGACGACTCCCGACCCCGCATTGCCGACATCGGGCAACTGGTGCAGGATAATCAGGTCGTAGGGTTTGTCGGGAATTTCGGCCACGCCCGCGTTCAGAATGCGGATGTCGAGTTCGTAGTTCTCGTTTTTTTCAATGATGCTTCGAATCGCCTTGATATCCGGATGGGGACTCAGGGCCAGCAGCAGAATTTTTTCCTTGCCGTCGATGACGTCGATATACACGTCCCGGCGGTTGTTCCGGGGGGAGTATTCGCCCGCCTGCGGAATGACCTCGACCACCAGATGCTGAACGCCTTTCTGGGAGGCCGCCGCCTGGAAGGTGACAGACTGGAAGGTTTCCGGCCGGGTGAAGCTCACGTTCTGGCGACCCACTTCCCGACCGTTCTGCCGCAGCACCACGGTTGCCGTTTTGCCCTGGAAGCCGTAGCTGGATACGTCGGCCTGCACCGGAAACTGGTTGCCGAGGTAGGCAATCTTGTTGGAAATGGCATCTTTCAGCAATACGTCGCGCTTGGGAATGGTGTCCCCCAGCCCGACGGAGTGAATCGCAAAATTATACCGGCCGAAGGTCGGCGAAACGCCCTGGTTGACAATCCCGTCGGAGACGAGCACCACGTCCGTCAGGTTGCGGCCTTCGTAATTGGACCGGATGGTATTGAGCAGTTCCGACAGATTGGTACTGCGGGAATTAAAGGTGATTGCGCTCAGATTTTCCGAAACCGCGCTGTCGCCCAGCGTCTGTACGGCCACTTCGATGCCCTCCGCGCTCAGTTCACTCCGCACCTGTTCCAACGCGCTCAGCGCCCCGGTCAGGCGGTCGCGCCCGGCCACCTGCATCGATTCGGAGTTGTCGATGGCCAGCACGACCTTTGGCTTCTCGGTGGAGGTGGTGATGCTGCGGACCAGCGGGTTAACCAGCAGAAAGCAGATCAGACTCACGGCCACGAAGCGCAGGGCTGCCAGTCCGTAGTTCAGCCGTTTGTTCCAGTCGGGCCGACGTTGGTACAAAGCAAACGCATACGCCGCGCCGGCCACCAGACAAACTAAAATCCACCAGGGTGAAGATTGGAAAAAGAGTTCAGAGCGCATAGAAAAAATCATAAGTCGTAAGTCGTAAGTCGTAAGTCGTTGAGCCTTCACTGGCTCTTACTCAGCAAAGCCGCCTACGACTTAAGGACTTACGACTTACGACTGTTTTACGTTAACATCCCCCCGTCGACCTGCAACACCTGGCCGGTGATGTAGCGGGAGAGGTCGGAAGCGAGGAAGATGGCCGCGTCGGCAACTTCTTCCGGTTGGCCGCCCCGTTTGAGCGGGATGGTCTGCTTCCATTCTTCAACGGCTTTTTCGGCTAGTTCGCCGGTCATTTCCGTCTCAATAAAGCCCGGCGCGATGGCATTCGACCGAATGTTCCGCGATCCAAGTTCCAGCGCGACTGATTTGGTAAAGCCGATGATGCCCGATTTGGACGCCGCGTAGTTGGACTGCCCGGCATTGCCCCGGATGCCCACAATCGACGTCAGGTTCACGATCGAACCGGCTTTGGCTTTCATCATGGGTTTGATAACCGCCTTGGTCAGGTTGAAAACCGACTTCAGGTTGACCGTAATGACCTCGTCCCACTGCTGTTCGGACATGCGCATCAGCAGGCCGTCGCGGGTGATTCCGGCATTATTAATTAAAACGTCAATTTTACCAAAATCGGCTACAACCTGGGCCGCTAAATCTTCGGCGGCGGCGAAATCCGAGGCATCGGAACGGTAGCCTTTGGCCCGAATTCCGAAAGCCTGCAGTTCAGCCTCAAGGGCCTGACCTTTTTCAACGCTCGACAGGTACGTAAAAGCGACGTCGGCGCCTTCCTGCGCAAAACGCGTAGCAATGGCCCGTCCAATGCCCCGCGAGGCTCCGGTTATCAACGCCACTTTACCTTGCAGTAAACTCATGAGTGTATGTTACGAATAAATTGATGGTTTCACAAAGGCCCAAAATTAACCGTTTGCGCGGGGATGACAAAAACCGTGTATATTTAGCGCGGCCTCACCAGACGAGTTCGTCCCTTGCCGCTGACCCTTATGCGAAACCTTTGCCTGCTTTTGCCGTTCCTGCCGTTCCTTTGCGCTGCCCAGCAGGTGCACTCCCATAACGACTATGAAAAACCTGCCCCGCTGACGGCCGCCTTGGAAGCCCGGGCCACTTCCGTGGAAGCAGACGTGTTTCTGGTCGATGGAAAATTGATGGTGGCCCACGCCCGCAACGAAATAAGGCCCGGCCGCACCCTCGATTCGCTGTACCTCCGGCCGCTCACCCGGCTGTTTGACCAGCATAAGGATAAAGTCAGTCCGGACCGAAAATACTCATTGCAATTATTGGTTGATGTGAAAGATGAGGCCGTGCCTACCCTGAAAAAACTGGAGGAGGTCATTGCCCCGATGCGGACCCGTTTCGACCGGGGCATCAACCCGATGGCCGTGCAGCTCATCATCAGCGGCAACCGCCCGCCCGTCGCGGCCTGGATCGATTACCCGCCGCATCTGCAATTCGACGGACGGCCCAACGAAGTGTATGATGCCGAAACCCTCAAACACGTGGCCCTCATCAGCGATACGTTCCGCAATTATTCGCGCTGGAACGGCGAAGGCGAGTTGCCCGACCGGGACAAGGAAACGCTGAAACGAATTATCAAACGGGTCCACGCTTACGGGAAGCCCATCCGTTTCTGGGCCACGCCCGACACGCCCAACGCCTGGAAGCAACTGGCCAAACTGGGCGTCGATTTCATCAATACCGACAAGGTGAAGGAGTGCGCGGAGGTGGTGCGGTGAAAAGTTCCTCGCAGATTGGCGCGGATTTCTAGGCGCAGATTAGGCAGAAAAATCCGCGCTAATCTGCGTCTAAAAATCTGCGCTAATCTGCGAGAAACAAGCCTTTTTATTTTCCAAATACGTAATTAACCGTAATCGCCGGTTTTAGAGTTACGCCACCCTGCACGGTCCACGCGTCGCTGATATCCTCGTCTTTAAGCACAGCCAGGTTTGCCAGTGTGGCCTCCAGCAACAGATGCTGCCCGACCAGATACGCTAGCCCACCTGAAACGTCCAGAGAATAATCCTGCTTCTTCGTCCGGATAAAACCTGGTCCCGACTGGAGCGCCGCTTCCTGCCGATTCCACAGCAAGCCCAGAGCCGCCGAGCCACCCACAAACGGCCGCAGGCGACGTTGTGACAGATAGCGGCGAACAAACGGCCGCAGTTCGAGGCGCGTGTACCTGAATATGTCGCTTGACGGAAACTGGCTCTGAATCGGCTCCAGGGAGTTGCGACTATCCAGCGAGCTTAAGCCAATCGACAGGCCCACAAGCGTATTGTCTGCCACAAAGCGACCGATACCGGGAGCCAGGTACACTCTCATGTTCCTCTCGCTGGAAAGAGAAGTACCCTGATCCAGTAAACGACTGGAGTTTTTTTCATTCTGCAAGCTGACTGTTCCTGACAACACCCACGAGCCGCGCCGCGTCTGCCGCGCGTCAGTCAATGATTCAACCGGGTGGGCGGCAGTCGGACGACCGGTCAGGAAGAACAGCCCCGCCGACAGGCTGCTAAATTGAAACGGAAACACATCGGCCCGGCTGCGCAGCTCAAACCCAACGCGGTTAGTGACAAAATAGGCAAGCCCGATTTCTGAAAAAGGCCGCAGAAACAGCGTTTCTTCCCGGGTGCGGGTGATGCTTTGCTGACCGTCGGCCAGGGTAGTACCGTTAATTTGTCGTCTTAACCCGTACCCTGCCGACAAGCCGCCTCCCAGAAAGAACCGGTATCGCTCGCTGCCCAGATAACGCCTTACCAGTCCATCCACCTGCGCCTCCTGCTGCCCTTGCGGTCCCAATTGGTTGGGGAAACTAACCTGACTCCGCGTCAGCCCCGCCCCAATGCCCCAGGCCCAATTGCCGCGAAAGAATTGTTGTCGGGTAATTTGCAATTCCATTGAGGTGGTGACAATGTTAGATCGCCCTGCTGGCTGACCAGTAGGCGTTGTCGTTTCAACGCGCAGGCTGTTCCGGTAACCGGTCGCGGTGCCGGTCCAGTAAACGGTGCCCTGTTCGGTTTGAGCTAAGGCCGGTCCGGCAAGGGCCGTTACTAAGGTGGATACAATTAGCTTTTTAATAGGGATAGTTTAACGATCCCCAATAATACATGAACAACCTATCCTTTAATAGGTATTTTTTTATGCGCCGCCTGCCTTTTCGTAAACGGTAAAAACAAAACAGGCCGGACTTTCGCCCGGCCTGTTCAGCACTAAATGTATGTTCGATTATTCCGTCACCGGCTCCGGTTTTCTCACCGAAATCGTCAGGTTTTCACCGTTGTCGTCATAGTCAGCCATGATCACGTCGCCTTCCTTCAGGTCGCCTTTCAGGATTTCCTCGGCGACGGGGTCTTCGAGGTATTTCTGGATGGCGCGGCTGAGCGGGCGGGCACCGTACTGCGGGTCGTAGCCTTTCTCTGACAGGAAGTCTTTCGCCTTCTCCGTCAGTTCGACATTGTAGCCGAGGCTCGTCACGCGGGCCAGCAGTTTGCCGAGCATGAGGTCGATGATCTTGTGGATGTCTTCGCGCAGCAGCGAGTTGAACACGATCACATCGTCCAGACGGTTCAGGAATTCCGGCGAGAACGCTTTCCGCAGGGCATTCTGAATCGTGCTCTTCATGATGTCGTCCTGGTTCTCTGACTTGGCTTTGGTCGCGAAACCAATGCCCGTTCCGAAATCCTTCAGGTCACGCACCCCGATGTTGGAGGTCATGATGATGATGGTGTTCCGGAAGTCTACGCGGCGACCCAGACCGTCGGTCAGGATACCGTCGTCGAGGACCTGCAGCAGGATGTTGAACACATCCGGGTGCGCTTTCTCGATTTCGTCCAGCAGCACGACCGAGTACGGCTTGCGGCGGATTTTCTCCGTCAGCTGACCGCCTTCTTCGTAACCGACATAGCCCGGAGGCGCGCCGACCAGACGGCTGACGCTGAATTTCTCCATGTACTCCGACATGTCGATCCGCACGAGCGCGTCTTCCTTATCGAAGAGGTAGGTGGCCAGTACTTTGGCAAGCTCTGTTTTCCCGACGCCCGTAGGTCCGAGGAAGATGAACGAACCAATCGGCTTTTTCGGATCTTTCAGACCGACGCGGGTCCGCTGGATGGCTTTCACCAGTTTCTCCACGGCTTTGTCCTGTCCGATTACCCGGCCTTTCAGCTCTTCGCCCATGTTCAGGAGCTTGGCTCCTTCGTTGGTGGCCACGCGATTGGTCGGGATACCTGTCATCATCGCTACGACTTCGGCCACGTTTTCTTCGTTAACCGTGTAGCGCTTCTTCTTGGTCTCTTCTTCCCACGCCTGCTTGGCGCGTTCGAGCTGGTCGATCAGGCGTTTTTCCTTGTCGCGCAACTGAGCGGCTTCTTCGTATTTCTGGCTCTTGACAACCTGGTTCTTTTCTTTCTTGATATTCTCGATGCTTTCTTCGAGCTTCAGAATATCTTCCGGAACCGAGATGTTGGAGATGTGCACGCGGGCACCCACTTCGTCGAGTACGTCGATAGCCTTGTCGGGCAGGAAGCGGTCAGAGATGTAACGCTCCGACAGTTTCACGGCGGCCTCAACGGCTTCCGGCGTGTAGTTGACGTGGTGGTGATCCTCGTACTTATCTTTGATGTTGTTCAGGATTTCGATGGTTTCCTCGACAGACGTAGCGTCGACCATCACCACCTGGAAGCGGCGGGCAAGTGCTCCGTCCTTCTCGATGTACTGACGGTATTCGTCCAGCGTCGTAGCCCCGATGCATTGAATGTCGCCGCGGGCAAGGGCCGGCTTGAACATGTTTGAGGCGTCGAGTGATCCGGATGCGCCACCGGCTCCGACGATCGTATGCAGCTCGTCAATGAACAGGATGACTTCCGGTGATTTTTCGAGCTCGTTCATCACGGCCTTCATACGCTCTTCAAACTGACCGCGGTATTTGGTACCGGCGACCAGAGAAGCGAGGTCCAGCGTTACGACGCGCTTGCCGAACAGCACACGCGATACTTTCTTCTGAACGATGCGCAGGGCCAGACCCTCGGCGATGGCCGTCTTACCGACGCCCGGCTCACCGATCAGGATCGGGTTATTCTTCTTACGGCGGCTCAGGATCTGGGCCACACGCTCGATTTCTTTCTCACGGCCGACGATGGGGTCCAGTTTCCCCAGCTCGGCTAATTTGGTCAGGTCACGGCCGAAGTTGTCGAGTACCGGGGTACGCGATTTCTCCGAGCCTTTCGGGTCTTTTCCGGACGATGAGCTTCCGCCGCCGAACATGCTGCCGCGGTCGTCGTCATCGTCGGTTTCGGGGCCCATGTGCGGGCGGGTTCCAGACGATTGATATTCCAGCATCTCCTTAATGACTTCGTAGTTCACATTGTACTTGTTGAGAATCTGCGTGGCTACGTTATCTTCATCGCGCAGGATCGACAGGAGCAGGTGCTCTGTCCCAATCAGCGGACTCTTGAAAATCTTAGCTTCCAGATACGTTATCTTCAGCACTTTTTCCGACTGACGGGTCAGCGGGATGTTAGCCAGATTCTTGACGTTGTTGGTTGCGGTTCCTTTAGTCGCCTGTTCGATGGTCAGTCGCAGCTCATCTAATGAAATGCCCAATTTCTTCAAAAGCCCAACGGCTACCCCTTCACCTTCCCGAATCATTCCCAGCAGCAGGTGCTCTGTGCCTATGTAGTCATGACCCAGGCGCAGGGCCTCCTCCCGACTGAGGGAGATGACTTCTTTTACTCGGTTTGAAAATTTAGCTTCCATTCGCTTGGGGTGTATAAAACGATTGCGTCTTCTTCTCTAACGAAATAATTTTCGGGATTGTTCACTTTCTGAAAGAGGCTTCTAAAATCTCTTTTGCAAGCGGTCCCTGGCAGAAAAAAAGGTCGATTATGCTGAGGTTTGGTACAAATTCAGTTCCAAAGTTCTGCATGTACAAAAATGGCTGATAAACACTACCACTTTTGTCAGCCCCTCGCGGCGAAATCCACCCGCGCAGGTCCGTCACTCCTTCATTCGCCTCTTTCTCAAATACTTCTGTAAACTTTATCTTTTTCTTCCAACCCAGCCATTTCAGACAGATTGTCAGCATTTCCTGATTCAGATCGAACAGGCGGCGGTGGTCTTTTTGAAGAACGGCCTCCAGGTCCGGTGCATAGTATTCAAAAAAAGGAGCTTTTCGGTACGCCGTTTCGATGGTCCGCCACTGCCGTTCGCCCCAGGGCTGCCGGTTGTCGATGCCAACGTCCCGAACGGGTTGTCTGTGGGTGCCCTCCAGCACAGGTATGGTGAGCCGCTCCGTTCCGTTTGCCGTCAGTACATAACAGCGATTTCTGTAACTTTGCTTCTGGTAGTTTTCGGCGGCTTCCAGCCAAATGGTATCAAAAGGCTGGATGGCAGTGAAATAGGCCAGGCACGGCAGGTAGTGTAATTCAATCAGAACCTCACTGTCTGCCCCCCCATCTTGGTACTTTTCCAATAAAACGATTGGTTACTTGAAATCCAAGTAACGAGAAAAAGCCTGAACTGTCAATTGTTTTAGTAAAATTTTATTTCCTTTTAATTTCCCAGTCAATCGGCTACTGGCTCTATATAAATGGGTTTATTGCTTTTTCGGCTTCTTTCCCGGCTTCCATTCCCTGTTCTGCACGGTTTAAGCGACATCTTGTACTTTTTGTTGGCCTACGGAATCCGCTACCGCCGTCGGGTAATCCAAACCAATCTGGCTCAGGCTTTTCCGGAGAAAACCCCGGCCGAACGGCAGGCGATCCTCTCCGGCTTTTACCGGAACTTCGCCGACCTGATCGTCGAAACGCTCAAGCTTCCAGACCTCACCGCCGACGACCTCCGAAGCCGGACCCTGTTCACCAATCCCGAAGCCGTGCGTCCCTACCTGAGCGCCGGAAAGCCGGTCCTGATCATGGCCTCCCACCAGTGCAACTGGGAGTGGGCGCCCTCGGCGGCGGTTCTCAACGGCTTTCCGGCCGACGCCGTTTACAAAACATTGGAAAACCCCTTTTTCGAAAACGTCGTCCGCCAGATCCGCGCCACGTTCGGGGCCAAGCCCGTACCGATGCAGCACCTGCTCCGCGATGTGGTTACCCGGCGCAACGAACCCCGGCTGATTGCGCTCGTGGCCGACCAGATGCCCGATGTTCCCGAACTGGCCTACTGGACGTCGTTTCTCCACCAGGAAACACCTTTTTACACCGGCAGCGAACGACTGGCCCGCCGCTACAACCTGCCTGTTTTCTTCATCGAAATGCAGCGCACCCGCCGAAGCCACTACGAACTGACGTTTCACCAGCTCGCCGAACCGCCATACACGGACCTGCCCGAAGGCGGCCTGATCGACCGCTACCGCGATGTACTGGAATATACGATCCGGAAGGCCCCTTCGGATTGGCTGTGGTCCCACAAAAGATGGAAACACCAGAAAGAAAAGTACGAGAAGCTGATGGGGAAGATTAGTCGGAAGTGAATAATGAATAGCGAACAATGAATAGTGAATACTGAATTAGCGAATAGCGAATAGGCTCCGCTGAGTCAGGATGCTGGACCGGCGGAGCCTATTCGCTATTCGCTAATTCACTAATTCGCTATTACTGATACTGAATGTAGACCGGCTTCGGTTCCAGGGCGAGTACCTCTTCCGGCTCCATCAGGTGGGGCGATTTGTGGCGGGAACGGTTGTCGACTTTTTTGAGGTCATTTTTGTAAAACAGCTTGAAGCCGGTGAACTGCACGGGTTCCTTGACGATGTAATCCCGGTACGAGTCGATCTTCAGCGACGGGGGGCCCCAGCCGTCCATGTGCATCACAATCTGTACTTTCGGATTTTTCTTGATGTTCTGATAATTGGTAACCATCCGCTGCGTGAACCGGTGCACCACCAGAATTTTCGGCGGCAGGTTGTTCTCTTCCGCAATATCCGCCAGGAAACTGACGGCCTTGTTTACGTCCGCGGCGTCGTAGGTGCCGATGCGGGTGCCGGGGCGGGCGCCGGTTTTCATCGAAAACTCGGGGTCGATGCCCAGATGCACGTAGGGCAGTTTGAGATAAGGACGCAGATACTCCAGTTCCCCCGGCAGATTCGCCAGCCCGACCTGAATGTCCAGAAATACGATGGCTCCGTGGTCGGCGCCCCACTTGATGACTTTTCGGATGGTGCGGTCCGTCATCCGCAGCCGGTAATTCCCGTCTTTGCCCGGTGCGCCCTGGGCGGAGATAGCCACCAGGTGCAGGGCTTTCTGGATAGGTCGGGACGGGTCGGCTTTGGCCCACTCGGCCGCCTGCTGGTCGAGGCGACGCAGCATTTCATCTTTGGGATACTCGCCCAGCGCACCCATTTTCTTGGAGTGCGGGTTGCCGTAGTAGGCAATGATGCGGCGGTTCGGCAGAAGGGTATCCGGCAGGGTTCCTTTGAACTGCAGCGTGTCGGCGCCCGGAATCACCATCGCAACCGAGTCTGATTTGGGAGCGGCAGCGGCCGAGTCTCCCGAAACGGCGCTGGTCGGGACGGCGCGGCTGGCGGTGGAGTCGGCACCGGCGGTTTGTCCGCTTTCCTCTTTTCCGCTGGTTGAACAGCCGGCCAGCCCGGCGGCAAGCATCCAGCCAGTCAGGCCAAGTACTTGTAGAAACCTTTGTTGAGTAAGAAATTGATTCATAAAATACTTTTCCACTATAACCGATATGTAAGATGGCAAAATTGCGCCAATTCACCGGATTCCCCGGATAACTTTAATAATATTTTTGACGGGCCTTACATGACCAGCTCGCCGAGGCCCTGCCGGACGATTTCAAAATCATCCCCGGCTGTGCTGACGATGGTGGACGGCACGTTGCCGCCGTAACCGCCGTCGATCACGAGGTCGACCTGGTGCTGAAACTGTTCAAAAATTTCTTCGGGGTCGGTGGGGTATTCCAGAATGTCGTCGTCCGCTTTGATGGACGTCGTGATGATCGGATTGCCCAACTCCCGGACGATGC from Tellurirhabdus rosea harbors:
- a CDS encoding ATP-dependent Clp protease ATP-binding subunit, coding for MEAKFSNRVKEVISLSREEALRLGHDYIGTEHLLLGMIREGEGVAVGLLKKLGISLDELRLTIEQATKGTATNNVKNLANIPLTRQSEKVLKITYLEAKIFKSPLIGTEHLLLSILRDEDNVATQILNKYNVNYEVIKEMLEYQSSGTRPHMGPETDDDDDRGSMFGGGSSSSGKDPKGSEKSRTPVLDNFGRDLTKLAELGKLDPIVGREKEIERVAQILSRRKKNNPILIGEPGVGKTAIAEGLALRIVQKKVSRVLFGKRVVTLDLASLVAGTKYRGQFEERMKAVMNELEKSPEVILFIDELHTIVGAGGASGSLDASNMFKPALARGDIQCIGATTLDEYRQYIEKDGALARRFQVVMVDATSVEETIEILNNIKDKYEDHHHVNYTPEAVEAAVKLSERYISDRFLPDKAIDVLDEVGARVHISNISVPEDILKLEESIENIKKEKNQVVKSQKYEEAAQLRDKEKRLIDQLERAKQAWEEETKKKRYTVNEENVAEVVAMMTGIPTNRVATNEGAKLLNMGEELKGRVIGQDKAVEKLVKAIQRTRVGLKDPKKPIGSFIFLGPTGVGKTELAKVLATYLFDKEDALVRIDMSEYMEKFSVSRLVGAPPGYVGYEEGGQLTEKIRRKPYSVVLLDEIEKAHPDVFNILLQVLDDGILTDGLGRRVDFRNTIIIMTSNIGVRDLKDFGTGIGFATKAKSENQDDIMKSTIQNALRKAFSPEFLNRLDDVIVFNSLLREDIHKIIDLMLGKLLARVTSLGYNVELTEKAKDFLSEKGYDPQYGARPLSRAIQKYLEDPVAEEILKGDLKEGDVIMADYDDNGENLTISVRKPEPVTE
- a CDS encoding DUF2027 domain-containing protein produces the protein MNIGDKVRMLRGREEGVITRFLPGNQVEMEIEDGFRIPVMRSELVVVSPLEAARFSSGSTLEPPKPSSRPDIVANKGFYLAFMPQNDRDMAVHLVNNTDWELPFTVGEEQGTRFTGLQSGILKPRTHLKLNQLYMNEKFEQWPTFVVQAVWFRSGQASLRAPLLKRLKPRAQSFYKHKKLVPVLNQNGHLFQLDEENDRPVQADELRQQMLEPKAEPEKPVVVERPSAVVDLHIEKLLPQGPGKRPTAELLEIQLKAFETSLESAIASGMDEITFIHGVGNGVLRNELHKRLGRHPNVAFFQDAQKERFGYGATKVKLK
- a CDS encoding VWA domain-containing protein, whose translation is MRSELFFQSSPWWILVCLVAGAAYAFALYQRRPDWNKRLNYGLAALRFVAVSLICFLLVNPLVRSITTSTEKPKVVLAIDNSESMQVAGRDRLTGALSALEQVRSELSAEGIEVAVQTLGDSAVSENLSAITFNSRSTNLSELLNTIRSNYEGRNLTDVVLVSDGIVNQGVSPTFGRYNFAIHSVGLGDTIPKRDVLLKDAISNKIAYLGNQFPVQADVSSYGFQGKTATVVLRQNGREVGRQNVSFTRPETFQSVTFQAAASQKGVQHLVVEVIPQAGEYSPRNNRRDVYIDVIDGKEKILLLALSPHPDIKAIRSIIEKNENYELDIRILNAGVAEIPDKPYDLIILHQLPDVGNAGSGVVQRVLAKNTPVLFVVGNQSGLQNLNSLNPVMQISASGGQLDKVAGRFNADFQQINLDASKLAILERMPPVSVPFGDYQLKPASQVVLWQQVGTVRTTKPLLALNTTGQRKAAVLAGEGIWEWRLEEFAQTDKQEVVDEMLQKVMQLISVKEDRRKLRVYPTRNEFVTGEKVAFETEMYNDIYERLYNRPVRLEITNEKAVTRVFTYTPTESNGRFEVSTLPEGVYRFRATASLNGKTETATGEFFVRELQLEALNTTADHLLLRQLSQQTGGRFYNASSLASLRQDLQKQKPVSRLSSSEQLNELINLRWLFFLIVTLAALEWGFRKYLGGY
- a CDS encoding WbqC family protein, encoding MEKYQDGGADSEVLIELHYLPCLAYFTAIQPFDTIWLEAAENYQKQSYRNRCYVLTANGTERLTIPVLEGTHRQPVRDVGIDNRQPWGERQWRTIETAYRKAPFFEYYAPDLEAVLQKDHRRLFDLNQEMLTICLKWLGWKKKIKFTEVFEKEANEGVTDLRGWISPRGADKSGSVYQPFLYMQNFGTEFVPNLSIIDLFFCQGPLAKEILEASFRK
- a CDS encoding phosphatidylinositol-specific phospholipase C/glycerophosphodiester phosphodiesterase family protein, producing the protein MRNLCLLLPFLPFLCAAQQVHSHNDYEKPAPLTAALEARATSVEADVFLVDGKLMVAHARNEIRPGRTLDSLYLRPLTRLFDQHKDKVSPDRKYSLQLLVDVKDEAVPTLKKLEEVIAPMRTRFDRGINPMAVQLIISGNRPPVAAWIDYPPHLQFDGRPNEVYDAETLKHVALISDTFRNYSRWNGEGELPDRDKETLKRIIKRVHAYGKPIRFWATPDTPNAWKQLAKLGVDFINTDKVKECAEVVR
- a CDS encoding lysophospholipid acyltransferase family protein; translation: MGLLLFRLLSRLPFPVLHGLSDILYFLLAYGIRYRRRVIQTNLAQAFPEKTPAERQAILSGFYRNFADLIVETLKLPDLTADDLRSRTLFTNPEAVRPYLSAGKPVLIMASHQCNWEWAPSAAVLNGFPADAVYKTLENPFFENVVRQIRATFGAKPVPMQHLLRDVVTRRNEPRLIALVADQMPDVPELAYWTSFLHQETPFYTGSERLARRYNLPVFFIEMQRTRRSHYELTFHQLAEPPYTDLPEGGLIDRYRDVLEYTIRKAPSDWLWSHKRWKHQKEKYEKLMGKISRK
- the fabG gene encoding 3-oxoacyl-[acyl-carrier-protein] reductase — protein: MSLLQGKVALITGASRGIGRAIATRFAQEGADVAFTYLSSVEKGQALEAELQAFGIRAKGYRSDASDFAAAEDLAAQVVADFGKIDVLINNAGITRDGLLMRMSEQQWDEVITVNLKSVFNLTKAVIKPMMKAKAGSIVNLTSIVGIRGNAGQSNYAASKSGIIGFTKSVALELGSRNIRSNAIAPGFIETEMTGELAEKAVEEWKQTIPLKRGGQPEEVADAAIFLASDLSRYITGQVLQVDGGMLT